A region from the Micrococcus cohnii genome encodes:
- a CDS encoding ABC transporter ATP-binding protein produces the protein MSQQQRTQGAAALELRDLWVRYPDGTQPVRGVDLALAPGEIVALVGASGSGKSTVLRGIAGLEQVHRGAVLLGGHDVTAVPVHRRGVGMVFQDGQLFPHRSVARNIAYGLEAARLPRNERQARVARMLELVDLVEHADRPVQRLSGGQAQRVALARSLAPAPRVLLLDEPLSALDADLRGRLARQVRSILQDTGTTAVHVTHDAAEAQTLADRTVRLAEGRLAESSPR, from the coding sequence GTGAGCCAGCAGCAGAGGACGCAGGGCGCCGCGGCGCTCGAGCTGAGAGACCTGTGGGTCCGCTACCCCGACGGCACGCAGCCGGTGCGCGGTGTGGACCTCGCGCTGGCCCCGGGCGAGATCGTCGCGCTCGTGGGCGCCTCCGGCTCGGGCAAGTCGACGGTGCTGCGCGGGATCGCCGGGCTCGAGCAGGTGCACCGCGGGGCCGTGCTGCTCGGCGGTCACGACGTCACCGCGGTGCCCGTGCACCGCCGCGGGGTGGGCATGGTGTTCCAGGACGGGCAGCTGTTCCCGCATCGCAGCGTCGCCCGCAACATCGCCTACGGGCTCGAGGCGGCACGCCTGCCCCGGAACGAGCGACAAGCACGGGTGGCCCGCATGCTCGAGCTGGTCGATCTGGTCGAGCACGCGGACCGGCCCGTGCAACGGCTCTCCGGCGGGCAGGCGCAGCGCGTGGCCCTCGCCCGCTCTCTGGCCCCCGCTCCTCGGGTGCTGCTGCTCGATGAGCCGCTCTCCGCCCTCGACGCGGACCTGCGCGGTCGTCTGGCCCGTCAGGTGCGCAGCATTCTGCAGGACACCGGCACCACGGCCGTGCACGTCACGCACGACGCCGCCGAGGCGCAGACCCTCGCCGACCGGACGGTGCGCTTGGCCGAGGGCCGGCTCGCGGAGTCATCCCCGCGCTGA
- a CDS encoding TetR family transcriptional regulator yields the protein MPAPDPHAAASRSTTASGAPARGTLSAEDVVDAAVALLQDFGVGDLSMRRVAAQLGVQASALYWHVPNKQTLLARVADRIVADVEHAVTVRDLRTVAELDAATTAALLRHRDGADVVISALALGLGGARLHRLFMSAAAHENASPEHAEAELARVLGAATLRQQRAQARALGVDLGPNFQARLHREEDS from the coding sequence ATGCCCGCCCCCGATCCCCACGCCGCCGCCTCCCGAAGCACCACCGCATCGGGAGCGCCCGCGCGAGGGACTCTGAGCGCCGAGGACGTGGTGGACGCCGCGGTCGCCCTGCTGCAGGACTTCGGCGTCGGGGACCTGTCGATGCGCCGCGTGGCCGCGCAGCTGGGTGTGCAGGCCTCCGCCCTGTACTGGCACGTGCCCAACAAGCAGACCCTGCTCGCCCGCGTGGCCGACCGCATCGTCGCCGACGTGGAGCACGCCGTGACCGTCCGTGACCTGCGGACCGTCGCCGAGCTCGACGCCGCGACCACCGCCGCGCTGCTGCGCCACCGGGACGGGGCGGACGTCGTGATCTCCGCCCTCGCCCTGGGCCTCGGCGGCGCACGGCTGCACCGGCTGTTCATGTCCGCCGCGGCCCATGAGAACGCCTCCCCCGAGCACGCGGAGGCGGAGCTGGCCCGCGTGCTCGGCGCCGCGACCCTGCGGCAGCAGCGAGCTCAGGCTCGGGCGCTGGGCGTCGACCTCGGCCCGAACTTCCAGGCCCGTCTGCACCGAGAGGAGGACAGCTGA
- a CDS encoding ribonuclease HI codes for MDARSTHPALAALRPLHSDIDAVTPAALLDFASAFTGPAARAVESAEVRLVPAADITTPARTVTDPHTAPVPEEDGGRHRPSTVHLTAAVRRDGVRVLGSGPTLLAGVSLGPALRVDLRPVPGGIVYVARPLVLRPLGDDDTGTAYTGIVRADELPRFWEVVLDEHDPRRPVIVHVRNDEDAAVLRLLRALGPPGLRVVGYRLDASVVGTQRASYLLPTVLPEAVLEYGHHRVPLDEAPRTITPEGAAEDAASWRRMNRYLHRVAQDLHHNLSSSTPATVTDIYTDGSTLRGAKIGGAAATAAPGLWAARPISGAARPLEAELEALLLGHLLAAWAGDRERSVVIHSDSRAALALLRDAVTEPLTLGDARGERVRRTLRHLLDVRQRAAEVGRRISTVWIKGHAGHHGNEVADSLARSIARNWLAGTDAEETHRRLTRLAGAWEGHDSAAEEEPPRVA; via the coding sequence ATGGACGCGCGCAGTACTCACCCGGCACTGGCCGCCCTGCGGCCGCTGCACTCCGACATCGACGCCGTGACGCCTGCCGCTCTGCTGGACTTCGCCTCCGCCTTCACCGGCCCCGCCGCCCGGGCCGTGGAGTCCGCCGAGGTGCGGCTGGTCCCGGCCGCCGACATCACCACGCCCGCACGCACCGTCACCGACCCGCACACCGCCCCCGTGCCCGAAGAGGACGGCGGGCGGCACCGTCCCTCGACCGTTCACCTCACCGCCGCCGTCCGCCGCGACGGCGTCCGCGTGCTCGGCTCGGGCCCGACGCTGCTGGCCGGCGTCTCTCTGGGTCCGGCTCTGCGCGTGGATCTGCGCCCGGTGCCCGGCGGCATCGTGTACGTGGCCCGCCCGCTCGTGCTGCGGCCGCTCGGCGACGACGACACGGGCACCGCCTACACGGGCATCGTGCGCGCGGACGAGCTGCCTCGTTTCTGGGAGGTCGTGCTCGACGAGCACGACCCGCGCCGGCCGGTGATCGTGCACGTCCGCAACGACGAGGACGCCGCCGTGCTCCGCCTGCTGCGGGCGTTGGGACCTCCCGGTCTGCGCGTGGTCGGGTACCGGCTGGACGCCTCCGTCGTGGGCACCCAGCGCGCGAGCTATCTGCTGCCCACGGTGCTCCCTGAGGCCGTGCTCGAGTACGGGCACCACCGGGTGCCCCTCGACGAGGCGCCGCGGACGATCACCCCGGAGGGCGCGGCGGAGGACGCCGCCTCGTGGCGCCGCATGAACCGCTACCTGCACCGCGTCGCGCAGGACCTGCACCACAACCTGTCCTCGTCGACCCCCGCGACGGTCACGGACATCTACACCGACGGCTCCACGTTGCGCGGGGCCAAGATCGGCGGGGCCGCCGCGACCGCCGCCCCGGGCCTGTGGGCCGCGCGCCCCATCTCGGGGGCGGCCCGCCCCCTCGAGGCCGAGCTCGAGGCGCTGCTGCTGGGGCACCTGCTCGCGGCCTGGGCTGGCGACCGGGAGCGGTCCGTCGTGATCCATTCGGACTCCCGAGCGGCCCTCGCCCTGCTCCGGGACGCGGTCACCGAGCCGCTCACCCTCGGCGATGCGCGCGGGGAGCGCGTCCGCCGCACCCTGCGTCACCTGCTCGACGTGCGCCAGCGCGCCGCGGAGGTCGGCCGCCGGATCAGCACCGTCTGGATTAAGGGGCATGCGGGGCACCACGGCAATGAGGTCGCCGACTCGCTCGCCCGCTCGATCGCCCGCAACTGGCTGGCCGGCACCGACGCGGAGGAGACGCACCGTCGCCTGACCCGGCTCGCCGGCGCGTGGGAGGGCCACGATTCGGCTGCCGAGGAGGAGCCGCCGCGCGTAGCATGA
- a CDS encoding alanine/glycine:cation symporter family protein, whose translation MHSLTPVAASVLDQAADGVAAVNDKIGYLVVALLIVGGLYFTIRTAGVQVRLMPEMLRSLTAKSSGEDAEDGVSPFRAFTISAASRVGTGNIAGIAIAIVLGGPGAVFWMWVMAILGAATAYVESAIAQLYKVRGGDGYVGGPAYYIRDGLGWKWLAVMFALLITVTYGFVFNAVQSNSIAESVTANWGDFLNTGVMSTSAWVGLTLALITGAVIFGGVRRLSAVTNVVVPIMAVLYIVVALLVIALNIAEVPAMLGLIVGHAFGVQQVAGAAVGFAMVMVGIRRGLFSNEAGMGSTPNAAATASVSHPAKQGFTQSIGVYFDTLIVCTATAFIILLANPTYGDGEAIGMSVTQGALQDSVGSWAGPFLTVVIFFLAWSSVLGNTYYGEANIRFLAGDKAPALITLFRLLVLVCVFGGALGSVTLIWNLADLFASLMATINLIALIPLGGLGLKLLKDYERQVKDGVDPRFRASSLPEARNVTLWRDGETQAMRRVDHFGDVIRPDLRADERVLRRGGSSGKGSSTRN comes from the coding sequence ATGCACTCACTCACACCTGTGGCCGCCTCGGTCCTGGACCAGGCCGCCGACGGCGTCGCCGCCGTCAATGACAAGATCGGTTATCTCGTCGTCGCCCTGCTGATCGTCGGGGGCCTGTACTTCACCATCCGCACGGCGGGCGTTCAGGTCCGCCTGATGCCGGAGATGCTGCGCTCGTTGACCGCCAAGTCGAGCGGGGAGGACGCCGAGGACGGCGTCTCCCCGTTCCGCGCCTTCACCATCTCCGCCGCCTCCCGCGTGGGCACCGGCAACATCGCGGGCATCGCCATCGCGATCGTGCTCGGCGGCCCCGGCGCCGTGTTCTGGATGTGGGTCATGGCGATCCTCGGCGCCGCCACCGCGTACGTCGAGTCCGCCATCGCCCAGCTGTACAAGGTGCGCGGCGGCGACGGCTACGTCGGCGGGCCCGCGTACTACATCCGCGACGGCCTGGGCTGGAAGTGGCTGGCCGTGATGTTCGCGCTGCTGATCACCGTGACCTACGGCTTCGTGTTCAACGCGGTGCAGTCCAACTCGATCGCGGAGTCGGTCACCGCGAACTGGGGTGACTTCCTGAACACCGGTGTCATGTCCACGAGCGCCTGGGTCGGCCTGACCCTCGCGCTCATCACCGGTGCGGTGATCTTCGGCGGCGTCCGTCGGCTGTCCGCCGTGACCAACGTGGTCGTTCCGATTATGGCGGTCCTGTACATCGTGGTGGCGCTGCTGGTGATCGCCCTGAACATCGCCGAGGTCCCCGCGATGCTCGGCCTGATCGTCGGCCACGCGTTCGGCGTGCAGCAGGTGGCCGGCGCGGCCGTCGGCTTCGCGATGGTCATGGTCGGCATCCGTCGCGGCCTGTTCTCGAACGAGGCGGGCATGGGTTCGACCCCGAACGCGGCGGCGACGGCCTCCGTCTCGCACCCGGCGAAGCAGGGGTTCACCCAGTCGATCGGCGTCTACTTCGACACCCTGATCGTCTGCACGGCCACCGCCTTCATCATCCTGCTGGCCAACCCGACCTACGGTGACGGGGAGGCCATCGGCATGTCCGTCACGCAGGGCGCGCTGCAGGACTCGGTGGGTTCGTGGGCCGGACCGTTCCTGACCGTCGTGATCTTCTTCCTCGCGTGGTCCTCGGTGCTGGGCAACACCTACTACGGCGAGGCGAACATCCGCTTCCTCGCCGGGGACAAGGCGCCCGCGCTGATCACCCTGTTCCGTCTGCTCGTGCTGGTGTGCGTGTTCGGCGGGGCGCTGGGCTCGGTGACGCTGATCTGGAACCTGGCGGACCTGTTCGCCTCCCTGATGGCGACGATCAACCTCATCGCCCTGATCCCGCTGGGCGGGCTCGGCCTGAAGCTGCTGAAGGACTACGAGCGTCAGGTCAAGGACGGGGTGGACCCGCGGTTCCGTGCGTCCTCGCTGCCCGAGGCGCGCAATGTGACGCTGTGGCGTGACGGCGAGACCCAGGCGATGCGCCGCGTCGACCACTTCGGCGACGTGATCCGCCCGGATCTGCGCGCCGACGAGCGCGTGCTGCGCCGCGGCGGCTCCTCCGGCAAGGGCTCCTCGACGCGCAACTGA
- a CDS encoding DUF262 domain-containing protein, giving the protein MRGQVSGILSTYGNVDRELIIPVYQRNYDWKSKHCAQLLDDLAALIREDRGAHFFGSVVGDPESTFRWVVIDGQQRLTTVSLLMLALVRLLEEGTLQSTEEGLAEKIRRNYLVRDNETSAPRFRLKPVKHDADAYRRLFNPAREPLESSRITKNYRYFLEHLPLIGLDGDQIWKAVQGLEVMILDLEKQDDAQRIFESLNSTGLALSEADKVRNLVLMGLPSTMQEQVYSDYWNRIEENVAYDTSVFLRWFLVTKTGKTPKISDVYEAFKHYAQSVGTTGAQLLEPVRAYSGYYRQLRDASTHHPHVDRRLRRLNLMNREVVLPLLMPMVEELHGGTISPDDFADALRVLESYLFRRLAVGRASNALNSIFATLHREVSRIRTADTRFTDALVYSLRRRSGSGEFPLDDDFIAGFTTANLYRLPATDRRYLFESLENGNSHDTRDIAGGLAAGDLTVEHVMPQTLTAEWRRELGEKTERIHAQWLHRIGNLTVTGYNSTYSNASFTVKKTIDDGFDSSPFRLNKEMKEHVRWDEAALEERTRRLVDLALTIWPLPSTDFEPPRPQLPVEPMGTEADFTGRYIVAYEFQGRRHVVATWRNFAVLLLRDLVEIDRPRVLAVAEQVDAYRVEGQPVPPEKEKNFVEIEPGLRWDLASSTMTKVNALRRMFEAVGADPDEVMITLRPTEDEASTEAAVAEPVADEFATVMKFLPLLEEAAGSSSTDPGVAQLAEEFEAAMEPFVVEAPATALGMAPAKFAADTERVATATPEQAAALISGVIVTKRQLDPDAVRDAVADGSMASFVRRLA; this is encoded by the coding sequence ATGCGCGGTCAGGTCAGCGGAATCCTCTCCACCTACGGCAATGTGGACCGGGAGCTCATCATCCCCGTCTACCAGCGCAACTACGACTGGAAGTCGAAACACTGCGCCCAGCTGCTCGACGACCTCGCCGCACTCATCCGTGAGGACCGCGGCGCCCATTTCTTCGGTTCAGTCGTGGGGGACCCCGAGTCCACGTTCCGTTGGGTGGTGATCGATGGGCAGCAGCGCCTCACCACCGTCAGTCTGCTTATGCTCGCGCTGGTGCGCCTCCTCGAGGAGGGAACGCTCCAGAGCACGGAAGAGGGACTGGCGGAGAAGATCCGCCGCAACTATCTGGTGCGGGACAACGAGACGTCCGCCCCGCGGTTCCGCCTTAAGCCGGTGAAACACGACGCCGATGCGTACCGCCGGCTCTTCAACCCCGCGCGCGAACCGCTGGAGTCGTCCAGGATCACCAAGAACTACCGCTACTTCCTTGAGCATCTCCCCCTCATAGGCCTGGACGGCGACCAGATCTGGAAAGCCGTGCAGGGTCTGGAAGTCATGATTCTGGATCTGGAGAAGCAGGACGACGCGCAGCGGATCTTTGAATCTCTGAACTCGACGGGGCTTGCGCTGAGCGAGGCGGACAAGGTGCGCAATCTCGTGCTGATGGGGCTGCCGAGCACGATGCAAGAGCAGGTCTACAGCGACTACTGGAACCGCATCGAGGAGAACGTCGCCTATGACACCTCCGTGTTCCTCCGGTGGTTCCTCGTCACCAAGACGGGCAAGACGCCAAAGATCTCTGATGTGTACGAGGCTTTCAAGCACTACGCGCAGTCCGTCGGCACGACAGGCGCACAGCTGCTGGAACCGGTCCGCGCGTACTCGGGGTACTACCGGCAGCTTCGTGATGCGTCGACCCACCATCCCCACGTGGACCGTCGGCTGCGGCGCCTGAACCTGATGAATCGCGAGGTGGTGCTCCCCCTGCTGATGCCGATGGTCGAGGAGCTGCACGGTGGCACGATCAGTCCCGATGACTTCGCGGACGCGCTGCGGGTGTTGGAGTCCTACCTGTTCCGCCGGCTGGCGGTGGGGCGGGCGTCGAACGCACTGAACAGCATCTTCGCGACGCTGCATCGAGAGGTCTCACGTATTCGCACAGCGGACACCCGCTTCACCGACGCGCTGGTCTACTCTCTGCGTCGCCGCAGTGGATCGGGTGAGTTCCCGCTCGATGACGACTTCATCGCGGGGTTCACGACGGCCAACCTATACCGGCTTCCTGCGACGGACCGCCGCTACCTCTTCGAGAGCCTGGAGAACGGCAACTCGCATGACACGCGCGATATCGCCGGTGGCCTGGCCGCGGGCGATCTCACCGTCGAACACGTGATGCCGCAGACGCTCACCGCTGAGTGGCGCCGAGAACTAGGAGAGAAAACCGAACGGATCCACGCCCAGTGGCTGCACCGCATCGGCAACCTCACGGTCACCGGGTACAACTCGACGTACTCCAATGCATCGTTCACGGTCAAGAAGACCATCGACGACGGATTCGATTCTTCTCCCTTTCGCCTCAACAAGGAGATGAAGGAGCACGTCCGATGGGATGAGGCCGCCCTGGAGGAACGAACGCGCCGGCTGGTGGATCTTGCCCTGACCATTTGGCCTCTGCCGTCCACGGACTTCGAGCCGCCCCGCCCACAGCTGCCCGTGGAGCCGATGGGAACGGAAGCCGATTTCACGGGCCGGTACATCGTGGCCTATGAGTTCCAGGGGCGCCGTCATGTGGTGGCCACGTGGCGGAACTTCGCGGTGCTCCTGCTGCGTGATCTGGTGGAGATCGACCGGCCGCGAGTGCTGGCCGTAGCAGAGCAGGTCGATGCCTACCGGGTGGAAGGGCAGCCGGTCCCGCCGGAGAAGGAGAAGAACTTCGTCGAGATTGAGCCTGGCCTCCGCTGGGATCTGGCCAGCAGCACCATGACCAAGGTGAATGCCCTGCGGCGCATGTTCGAGGCTGTGGGGGCAGACCCGGACGAGGTCATGATCACGCTGCGGCCCACCGAGGACGAAGCGAGCACCGAGGCCGCGGTGGCCGAGCCTGTGGCAGACGAGTTTGCGACTGTCATGAAGTTCCTGCCTCTTCTGGAGGAGGCCGCGGGTTCCAGCAGCACTGATCCGGGCGTCGCTCAGCTGGCGGAGGAGTTCGAGGCCGCCATGGAACCGTTCGTGGTCGAGGCCCCGGCCACAGCGTTGGGTATGGCACCGGCCAAGTTCGCGGCCGACACCGAACGCGTCGCCACAGCCACGCCGGAGCAGGCTGCCGCGCTGATCAGCGGTGTCATCGTGACCAAGCGTCAGCTCGACCCGGACGCGGTGCGGGATGCTGTGGCCGACGGATCCATGGCGTCATTCGTCCGACGACTCGCCTGA
- a CDS encoding type I restriction endonuclease subunit R yields the protein MAIHNESELETYICEYLEQHGWLYSPNDDGYDRKNAIVPEDVHAWLSENQPEDYGRIVKADAPASVQQAQRDQITTRLIDVLNKPQDTGVGGTLNVLRKGFKVGTSATLRMAEPRPATNLNPAAVASYERMRLRVMRQVHFNPATNESVDLVLFVNGLPVATIELKTDSTQSIGHAKKQYRERNPMATPLFGFGTRAVVHFAVSNREVWMTTKLAGKDTVFLPFNQGDDGHAGNPPNPNGGSSTAYLWERILQRDTWLEILQKFVFLKKETVEDEHGRARRKSTLIFPRFHQWEAVTHMLAAVREEGAGKSYLIEHSAGSGKTNTIAWTAHRLLSTYGADEQRVFDSVIVVTDRTVLDDQLQEAVRQIERTSGTVVAVDRKNLGGEATSKSALVKQTLLQGNRIIVVTLQTFPAVLELLKGDSTLAGRTYAVIADEAHSSQTGSAAAKLKRVLTPDEQADFDDGGEADTESILAAEVAATGRPQNISFFAFTATPKDKTLQMFGRPSGEYDENGQEIPSSFHRYTMQQAIEEEFILDVLKNFTNYDTAFKLALAGQQGEFRPEGDRAVVGKPTTEVDQTEASKKLMRWVKLHPTNIAQKVKIIVEHFRANVAGLLDGQAKAMVVTDSRAAAVRYKRQMDQYIQDMGYTDVGTLVAFSGEVTDDEFELEKVTERSMNPSVTGDLAKAFDEDGYQVMIVANKYQTGFDQPKLCALYVDKKLSGVLAVQTLSRLNRAAPGKDTTYVLDFVNSEDDIQAAFEPYYAGAKLETVTDPNLIHDLGTKLDAAGVYDGDEVDAFAEVWVAWTPGSGQEGLQAALEPVAHRFRKELAHARMNQDETRVNELVLMRKDMRSFVSLYDFLSQIYEFGDTEHYKRALFLRHLVQLMGDQPGGEELIDLSDVQLVSIRQKKTSSGDIKLTGGPALKGTTGVGGGQVREKQRGPLEEVIEKINEIFAGEGVDASPSQQEAWVSALVAPLMEDEKLLGQAGANSLEQFLASPNLERSAMGAVYANEDAFAKMTDIVGRGGDPSKMIVAAIGEYLYWKVRGEGTGPVDYAGGPGDVQYEGEGASFKRVVSARAERSQHR from the coding sequence ATGGCCATCCACAACGAGAGCGAACTCGAGACCTACATCTGCGAATACCTCGAGCAGCACGGCTGGCTCTACTCGCCCAACGATGACGGTTACGACCGCAAGAACGCGATCGTTCCCGAGGACGTCCACGCCTGGCTGTCCGAGAACCAGCCGGAGGACTACGGGCGCATCGTGAAAGCCGATGCCCCGGCCTCCGTGCAGCAGGCGCAGCGGGACCAGATCACCACCCGCCTGATCGACGTGCTGAACAAGCCGCAGGACACCGGCGTCGGCGGCACCCTCAACGTGCTCCGCAAGGGCTTCAAGGTCGGCACCTCCGCCACCCTGCGCATGGCCGAACCGCGGCCGGCCACGAACCTGAACCCGGCTGCCGTCGCCTCCTACGAGCGCATGCGGCTGCGCGTGATGCGACAGGTGCACTTCAACCCGGCCACTAACGAGTCCGTGGACCTGGTGCTGTTCGTCAACGGCCTGCCCGTGGCCACGATCGAGCTGAAGACCGACTCCACCCAGTCCATCGGCCACGCGAAGAAGCAGTACCGCGAGCGCAACCCCATGGCCACGCCGCTGTTCGGGTTCGGCACCCGCGCCGTGGTCCACTTCGCCGTCTCCAACCGCGAGGTCTGGATGACCACCAAGCTGGCCGGGAAGGACACCGTCTTCCTGCCCTTCAACCAGGGCGACGACGGCCACGCCGGCAACCCGCCCAACCCGAACGGCGGGTCCTCCACCGCCTACCTGTGGGAACGGATTCTCCAGCGGGACACCTGGCTCGAGATCCTCCAGAAGTTTGTCTTCCTCAAGAAGGAGACCGTGGAGGACGAGCACGGCCGCGCGCGCCGGAAGTCCACGCTGATCTTCCCGCGCTTCCACCAGTGGGAGGCCGTCACGCACATGCTCGCCGCCGTCCGCGAGGAGGGCGCCGGCAAGTCCTACCTGATCGAACACTCCGCGGGCTCCGGCAAGACCAACACCATCGCTTGGACCGCCCACCGTCTGCTCTCCACCTACGGGGCGGACGAGCAGCGGGTGTTCGACTCGGTCATCGTGGTCACCGACCGCACCGTGCTGGACGATCAGCTCCAGGAGGCCGTCCGGCAGATCGAACGGACCTCCGGCACCGTGGTGGCCGTGGACCGCAAGAACCTCGGCGGCGAGGCCACCAGCAAGTCCGCCCTGGTGAAGCAGACGCTGCTGCAGGGCAACCGGATCATCGTGGTGACGCTGCAGACCTTCCCCGCCGTGCTCGAACTCCTCAAAGGTGACTCCACACTCGCCGGCCGCACCTACGCGGTGATCGCGGACGAGGCGCACTCCTCCCAGACCGGCTCCGCCGCAGCCAAGCTCAAGCGCGTGCTCACCCCGGACGAGCAGGCCGACTTCGACGACGGCGGAGAGGCGGACACCGAGTCCATCCTCGCCGCCGAGGTCGCCGCCACCGGACGCCCGCAGAACATCAGCTTCTTCGCCTTCACCGCCACCCCGAAGGACAAGACCCTGCAGATGTTCGGCCGCCCCTCCGGCGAATACGACGAGAACGGCCAGGAGATCCCCTCCTCCTTCCACCGGTACACCATGCAGCAGGCCATCGAGGAGGAGTTCATCCTCGACGTGCTGAAGAACTTCACCAACTACGACACCGCCTTCAAACTGGCCTTGGCCGGACAGCAGGGCGAGTTCCGCCCGGAAGGCGACCGGGCCGTCGTCGGGAAGCCGACCACCGAAGTGGACCAGACCGAGGCGAGCAAGAAACTCATGCGGTGGGTCAAGCTGCACCCGACGAACATCGCCCAGAAGGTCAAGATCATCGTGGAGCACTTCCGCGCCAACGTGGCCGGACTGCTCGACGGGCAGGCCAAGGCCATGGTGGTCACCGACTCCCGCGCCGCCGCCGTCCGGTACAAGCGCCAGATGGACCAGTACATCCAGGACATGGGGTACACGGACGTGGGCACGCTGGTGGCCTTCTCCGGCGAGGTCACCGACGACGAGTTCGAGCTCGAGAAGGTCACCGAACGGTCCATGAACCCGTCCGTGACCGGGGACCTGGCCAAGGCCTTCGACGAGGACGGCTACCAGGTGATGATCGTGGCCAACAAGTACCAGACCGGCTTCGACCAGCCCAAGCTCTGCGCCCTCTACGTGGACAAGAAGCTCTCCGGCGTTCTCGCCGTGCAGACGCTCTCCCGACTGAACCGTGCGGCGCCCGGCAAGGACACCACCTACGTGCTGGACTTCGTGAACTCTGAAGACGACATCCAGGCCGCCTTCGAGCCGTACTACGCCGGCGCGAAGCTGGAGACGGTGACGGACCCGAACCTGATCCATGACCTGGGGACGAAACTCGACGCCGCGGGCGTGTACGACGGGGACGAGGTCGACGCGTTCGCCGAGGTGTGGGTGGCGTGGACGCCGGGGAGCGGGCAGGAGGGCCTGCAGGCCGCGCTGGAGCCCGTGGCACACCGGTTCCGCAAGGAACTGGCGCATGCGCGGATGAACCAGGACGAGACGCGCGTGAACGAGCTCGTGCTGATGCGCAAGGACATGCGGTCCTTCGTTAGCCTCTACGACTTCCTCTCCCAGATCTACGAGTTCGGGGACACCGAGCATTACAAGCGGGCGCTGTTCCTGCGGCACCTGGTGCAGCTCATGGGCGATCAGCCCGGCGGTGAGGAACTGATCGACCTGAGCGATGTGCAGTTGGTGAGCATCCGGCAGAAGAAGACGTCCTCGGGGGATATCAAGTTGACCGGTGGTCCCGCGCTGAAGGGGACCACCGGCGTGGGAGGCGGGCAGGTGCGCGAGAAGCAGCGCGGTCCGCTCGAGGAGGTCATCGAGAAGATCAACGAGATCTTCGCCGGCGAAGGAGTGGATGCCTCCCCGTCCCAGCAGGAGGCGTGGGTCAGTGCTCTCGTGGCGCCGCTCATGGAGGACGAGAAGCTGCTGGGGCAGGCCGGAGCGAACTCGCTGGAGCAGTTTCTGGCGAGCCCGAACCTGGAGCGGTCGGCGATGGGCGCCGTGTACGCGAACGAGGATGCCTTCGCGAAGATGACGGACATCGTGGGCAGAGGCGGAGACCCGTCCAAGATGATCGTCGCTGCCATCGGGGAGTACCTGTACTGGAAGGTGCGGGGCGAAGGGACGGGGCCGGTGGACTATGCCGGAGGACCCGGAGACGTGCAGTACGAGGGGGAAGGGGCGTCGTTCAAGCGCGTTGTGTCGGCTCGCGCCGAGCGCAGTCAGCACCGGTGA